CGCAGAAACGCCCGATCATGAGTGACGAAGACCAGGGTCAGGTTGCTGCGAAGCAGGTAATCTTCGAGCCAGGCGATCGACTCGATGTCGAGGTGGTTGGTCGGTTCGTCGAGCAGCAGGATGTCCGGCTCTCCGGCCAGGGCGCGACCGAGCAGCACCCGCCGCCGGAGTCCGCCGGAAAGCTGGTCGAATGGTTGTTCGGCCGGCAGCTTCAGCTGTGAGAGGATCAGTTCGACGCGCTGCAGGGCGTTCCAGCCGTCTTGCGTGTCCATGGTGTGCTGCAGTTCGGCCAGTTTTCCCGCGGCCGTAGTGTCGCCCTGTTCCAGGCTGCCGGCGGCCTGGTGGTAGCTCAGCAGCAGGTCGGCCAGCCCCTCGCAGCCTGAGGCGATCACCTCGAAGACGGTTCCCCCAAGCCCCTGTGGCACATCCTGGGGCAGTTCAGTGACGCGCAGTCCCTGCTGCCGGTCGATGACGCCCCGGTCCGGCTGCAGACGTCCCGCCAGCAGTCCCAGCAGGGTGCTTTTGCCGGCGCCGTTGCGGCCGAGCAGGCAGAGCCGGTCACCTTTCTCGATCTGCAGGTTGACGTCGTCAAGCAACGGTTGGCTGCCGAAGGAAAGGGAGATCTGTCGGAGTGAAATCAGGGCCATGAGCGAGGGATTATGCCAGAAGCGCGGGGCGGGGGGAAGGGTTGTTTTGTTCGCTGGTTGGACTTGCCGGCAACTGATGCTACTCTGTTGGAAATCCCGGCTGGAGACTGTTGCTGATGGCTCGAAAAATGTTCATTGCCGCGACCGGACAGAATATCGGCAAGACCACCCTCTGTCTGTCGCTGCTGCACCTGGCCCGCAGGAAGTACGATCGGGTCGGCTTCATCAAGCCCATCGGCCCCAAGCCGACCCTGGTCGATGGAGTGATTGTCGACAAGGACGCGGCCCTGATGGCCGGGGTCTTCGATATGCCGGCGCATCTGCGGCATATCTCGCCGGTGGTGGTGCCGCCCGGCATGACCAAGGACATCATCGACGGCCGGATTCCCCGGGAGATGCTCAGTGAACGGTTGCTGGCGGCCTTTGAGGCGCTGGAGAAGAGTTGCGATTTCATCATCATCGAGGGATCGGGGCACCCGGGCGTGGGCACCGTGCTGGGGCTTTCCAACGCCCAGGTGGCGCGGATGCTGGGGGCGTCAGTGCTGATGGTGACCGGCGGCGGCATCGGCAATGTGATCGACGGGGTGGCTGCCAACGCGGCCCTGTTTGAATACGAGTCGGTGCCGGTCAGGGCAGTGCTGGTCAACAAGCTGATCGCCGAGAAGCGGGAGCAGACCCTCGATTACCTGACGCGGGCCATGGGGCACAACGCCTTTGAACTGTTCGGCGGCTTCAATTATCAGCCGATCCTCGCCAATCCGACCCTGCGGCGGGTGGTCTCCATCCTCGGTCTGAATCTGCACGGTGATCACGAATCCCTGCAGCGCATCATCCACCATGTGCAGATTGGTGCCGCCTCGACCCACCGAGTGGCCGAACTGTTGAAAAATGATACCCTGCTGATTGTCACCAGCAGCCGCGACGAACTGCTGGTGACCCTGGCCAACCTCTACTCGATCCCCGAGTACCGGGAGAAGATCGTCGGACTGGTCATCCCCGGCAAGCACCACGTCGACCGGATCACCCAGCTGATCCTCGACCGCAGCGGCATCCCTTACCTGCGTACCACCAACCACACCACTGCCCAGCTCTACCAGATGATTACCGACGATGTCTCCAAGCTGACCCCGGAGGATACCGAAAAACTCGACCTGCTGCGCGAACTGGCCGAACTGCGGCTGGATTTCGATCGGCTGGACGAGCTGGTGGCGGGGTAGGGGGGGATGTGCTGCTATGCGATTATTCCGGAGTAGAGCGGAAGGAAGAAACAAAAGCAACGACAGGCGCTTCGTAACCCGAACTCCGCCTGTGAGCCATCAAGGCCTCTGGCGTTACCGTTCAAACCGAAAGGTAGCGTTTTTTGATCTCCTCATTTAATTGCAATTCCTGTTGGGAACCGGCGAATCGGATAAGTCCTTTGTCAATGATATATCCCCGGTCTGCAATTTCCAGAGCAAAATAGGCATTCTGCTCCGCCAGCAGGATCGGAAATGATTGCTTCAATCGGAGGATGATTTCACTCAACTGTTCGACGATAACAGGAGCCAGTCCCTCACAGGGTTCATCGAGCAACAACATTTTGGGTTGGCAGGCCAGGGCTCGCGCGATGGCCACCATTTGTTGTTCTCCTCCGCTCAACTCCCCCCCCTTACGATGTCGGAATTTATCCAAAAGGGGGAAAGTTTCAAAAAGGTCATCAATGGTCCAACGAATTTCGGTGGCCGAGGCAAAGGCCACTTCGAAATTTTCCTGAACGGTAAGTTCCGAGAAAATCCGCCGATCTTCAGGTACATATCCCAAGCCAAGGCGGACATTTTTGAACACGGGCTGGTTGGTAATATCCTCGCCCAGAAACCGTATGGTCCCTTTGCGGGGGTGATTGTAACCCATGATACTTTTTATCGTTGTTGATTTCCCGGCGCCATTTCGCCCGAGCAGGCAGACGATTTCCCCCCGGTTTACCTCAAGGTCCACGCCTTGGAGAATATAACTGTCTGCGTAATAGCTATGGATACCCTCAACCTTGAGCATTAACTTTTCTCCCCAGATATGCTTCCTGTACATGCACATTTGAGCGAATTTCTTCTGGAGTTCCCTGGGCAAGCAGGAGCCCCTGGTGCAACACGTAAATTTTTTCGGAAAGCGAAAAAACAACTTTCATGTCATGCTCGGTTATGAAAAACGTGGTTCCAGAGTTTTTTGCCAGCAGCCTGATCAGGTTAATCATGTTTTCGGTTTCTTCAGGGTTCATCCCGGCGGTCGGTTCATCCAGCAGCACAACGCTTGGATCCCTTGCCAGAACGATTGCCATCTCGACCAACCGCTTATCACCATAGGCCAGACTGGAGACGACATGCTTCGCTCGGTCAGCCAAACCTACCTGCTCCAGGGTGAACATGGCCTTTTCTGTGACCTGACTGTCCCGGAAAAGATTGCCGTAGAGTTTGTAGTGCTTCCGTTGTTGAATGGCCAGGGGGGTGAGGACATTCTCGATAACCGTGAGTTCAGAAAA
This Geothermobacter hydrogeniphilus DNA region includes the following protein-coding sequences:
- a CDS encoding AAA family ATPase; this translates as MARKMFIAATGQNIGKTTLCLSLLHLARRKYDRVGFIKPIGPKPTLVDGVIVDKDAALMAGVFDMPAHLRHISPVVVPPGMTKDIIDGRIPREMLSERLLAAFEALEKSCDFIIIEGSGHPGVGTVLGLSNAQVARMLGASVLMVTGGGIGNVIDGVAANAALFEYESVPVRAVLVNKLIAEKREQTLDYLTRAMGHNAFELFGGFNYQPILANPTLRRVVSILGLNLHGDHESLQRIIHHVQIGAASTHRVAELLKNDTLLIVTSSRDELLVTLANLYSIPEYREKIVGLVIPGKHHVDRITQLILDRSGIPYLRTTNHTTAQLYQMITDDVSKLTPEDTEKLDLLRELAELRLDFDRLDELVAG
- a CDS encoding ABC transporter ATP-binding protein, whose translation is MLKVEGIHSYYADSYILQGVDLEVNRGEIVCLLGRNGAGKSTTIKSIMGYNHPRKGTIRFLGEDITNQPVFKNVRLGLGYVPEDRRIFSELTVQENFEVAFASATEIRWTIDDLFETFPLLDKFRHRKGGELSGGEQQMVAIARALACQPKMLLLDEPCEGLAPVIVEQLSEIILRLKQSFPILLAEQNAYFALEIADRGYIIDKGLIRFAGSQQELQLNEEIKKRYLSV
- a CDS encoding ABC transporter ATP-binding protein; this encodes MNADKVLRIENLSHSYGKFKVIEDISLGIDKGELSALIGPNGAGKTTFYNAISGKFPPTRGRVFLNGEDITGLPSHRVVGKGMCRSFQITNIFSELTVIENVLTPLAIQQRKHYKLYGNLFRDSQVTEKAMFTLEQVGLADRAKHVVSSLAYGDKRLVEMAIVLARDPSVVLLDEPTAGMNPEETENMINLIRLLAKNSGTTFFITEHDMKVVFSLSEKIYVLHQGLLLAQGTPEEIRSNVHVQEAYLGRKVNAQG